A segment of the Bacteriovorax sp. PP10 genome:
ATCTCTCTTCCTTTTCTCAACTCTAGTAAATGCAGCCATTATAAAACACGAAGCTCTTAGGCCAACTTTTCAGGAATATTCATTCCGAGAAGTATGTGAAAAATTAGGCGCAAAGAATTTTGAATTGATTGAAGCTAAATCGATGAATGAAATTGATTGTATGGGAAAAGTTTTTGCGGCCATTGAGTTTTGTAAGGCCAAGTTTCCAGCTGACAATGCTCTTACCAGAGCAATCGTCGATGAGCAGACTAAGACTGTTAAGTGTGAACATAGCAATAGTGTGATGTTGTCAGTATCCTGTGATGCAAGAGATGCAAAATACTGTCTGGACCCGCAAAAAGGTTGTGAAGATCTCAAAGGGATCTATGCTGTGAAGTTAGAAACAGCTCATTATTCATTTCTAGAAAAGAAAAATGAAAAAAATATCAATTGCTATTTCTCAAAAGCTATCGGGGATGACTTGAATGAAATTCTTTAGTTTAATCTTGTGCATTTTATTTGCTTTTAATGTGAGTGCCAGTGGATTTCTTCCAATTGCTAATATTGTAAAGATTCATGGGGAAGCTTTCATCAATAAAGAAGTTGTTGCCGAGGGAGCGGAAGTTGCTCAGGGAATGGAAATTAAAATTCCTAAAAAAGGCGACTACATCATTGTAAAATTTCAAAACGGTCACAAAGTTAGATTTACAGAAGCGACAGTTAAAGTAGAGGAGCTAACTGAAAAAATCACTCTACTTACTTTAATTAAAGGACAAGTTCATACTTTCGTTAACAAACTTACCAAAGATGAAAAGTTTTCAGTGAAAACAAAATACGCATCGTTTGCTGTGCGCGGGACTAAGTTTGGTGTGAGTATTGATGATAAGAAAAAGCAGGCCTACTTATGTGTTTGCGAAGGCGTGGTGAACACGACTCAAAATAAAATGTCTGTCGATGTTAAAAAGGATGAAGATATTTGGGTTGGCCTTAATGCAAAAAAGCTAATTGTAAAACAGTCCACAGCACAGATGCAAAATATGACCAGTCAGATTATCGACGAAATGGATCAACTCTAGCTTAGTATTTCTTTCCGATATATTTCGGGTTAAGCATATTTTCTACCGAGAAGATTTCATCTAATTGAGCTTGAGTTAAAAGTTTTTTCTCAAGAACCACCTGACTGACAAATTTCCCAGTGCGAGCACACTCTTTACCAATTTCATCACAAGCTTCATGTCCTAAAACCGGATCTAGATAAGTCACGATTGCAATACTGTTCATTACGTTGGCAAGACAGATCGCTGGATTGGCAGTGATACCATCCACGCATTTGCCCTTAAGAGTTTTAGCAGCGTTCGTTAACAGATTAACTGATTCAAAAATAGAAGAAGCAATAACCGGCTCCATGACGTTTAACTGTAATTGCCCAGCTTCACTCGCCATCGTAATTGTTAAGTCGTTACCGATAACTTTAAAACAAACCTGGTTCACAACTTCCGGGATAACCGGGTTAACTTTAGCTGGCATGATACTCGATCCAGCTTGA
Coding sequences within it:
- a CDS encoding FecR domain-containing protein produces the protein MKFFSLILCILFAFNVSASGFLPIANIVKIHGEAFINKEVVAEGAEVAQGMEIKIPKKGDYIIVKFQNGHKVRFTEATVKVEELTEKITLLTLIKGQVHTFVNKLTKDEKFSVKTKYASFAVRGTKFGVSIDDKKKQAYLCVCEGVVNTTQNKMSVDVKKDEDIWVGLNAKKLIVKQSTAQMQNMTSQIIDEMDQL